The following are from one region of the Populus trichocarpa isolate Nisqually-1 chromosome 8, P.trichocarpa_v4.1, whole genome shotgun sequence genome:
- the LOC18101774 gene encoding uncharacterized protein LOC18101774, which produces MAKSKKKSLSLNSRGTLSRKQETSQTDLHNKIVLALEAPPASCGPTRSTRFEENPSIKALAGGSGPGKYLIYAEDGSGACGAASTTAEDHVAIEDCSDGEACDADQVDYPALEDGFGSGSKFFLSPTSNSGQSAPTSNPPCGKEISGTGVLHKEPSTLEGGLHAHSGTIKPLEHAIGKRRDLFTSNRSCADCLKLVHFSGLNAGKTCTLLDEDFDSNYDVWKSCIVGYVAGKFPGFKACNNIIANTWCCEASLTIHESGWLVYRFNNVNDKLEVLSNGPYLVYDRPLMLKPMPEYFDFAPDEMTKVPIWVKFPNLPLECWSTKCLSKIASMLGKPIQSDKLTASMSRLFFARVLIELDLLVVLPSSINILLLNGATLVQPVVYETMPKFCKFCKILGHTTEACSKASTADGLSKQGAKDDAPNVTSRRSRVHARVGQAIVNAMQVLDPMQAEAELTAGCIKTTTSIGVTNKGAKGGEAASCDDVHASFDPDAEVPAMENIGRKAAGVQSLDPMHAEAEAMAEEWEKSKRQYMPRSRGLSAGGGPRASTQNSKGKEIAGGSVATPKARVFDGSSVGVATSNETRRLSTRASGSGRKYPTTPTL; this is translated from the coding sequence ATGGccaaaagcaaaaagaaatctTTGTCTCTCAACTCACGCGGTACCCTTTCACGGAAGCAGGAGACATCCCAAACAGATCTGCACAATAAAATAGTTCTGGCTTTGGAAGCGCCTCCTGCTTCATGTGGCCCTACCAGATCTACCCGTTTTGAAGAAAATCCTTCTATTAAAGCCTTAGCTGGTGGGTCCGGTCCTGGTAAATACTTAATTTACGCTGAAGATGGTTCTGGTGCTTGCGGGGCTGCTAGTACTACTGCTGAAGATCATGTCGCCATCGAAGATTGCTCTGATGGTGAAGCTTGCGATGCTGACCAGGTTGACTACCCTGCCTTGGAGGATGGTTTTGGATCTGGTTCAAAATTCTTCCTCTCCCCCACTTCAAACTCTGGCCAGAGTGCGCCGACTTCAAACCCTCCCTGTGGCAAAGAAATCTCAGGTACGGGCGTACTCCATAAAGAGCCATCAACCTTGGAGGGTGGTCTTCATGCACACTCAGGTACCATAAAACCTCTTGAGCATGCTATAGGGAAGCGGCGTGATTTATTTACTTCCAATCGTAGTTGTGCTGACTGCCTAAAGTTAGTTCATTTTTCTGGATTAAATGCTGGTAAAACTTGCACTCTTCTGGATGAGGACTTCGATAGCAATTATGATGTATGGAAATCTTGTATTGTTGGATACGTAGCTGGTAAATTTCCTGGATTTAAGGCTTGCAATAACATTATTGCAAATACATGGTGCTGTGAAGCTAGTCTAACAATCCATGAGTCAGGCTGGCTGGTATATCGGTTTAACAATGTTAATGACAAACTTGAAGTCCTCAGTAACGGCCCTTACTTAGTTTATGACAGGCCCTTGATGTTGAAGCCTATGCccgaatattttgattttgcaCCTGATGAAATGACTAAGGTTCCGATTTGGGTGAAATTCCCAAACCTCCCTTTGGAATGCTGGTCTACAAAGTGTTTGTCCAAGATTGCTAGTATGCTTGGTAAACCTATTCAAAGTGACAAATTAACTGCTTCAATGTCTAGGTTATTCTTTGCTAGAGTTTTAATTGAGCTGGATTTATTAGTTGTGCTGCCTTCTTCAATCAATATTCTGTTGCTTAATGGAGCTACATTGGTCCAACCGGTGGTCTATGAAACTATGCCTAAATTTTGTAAGTTTTGCAAAATTCTTGGGCACACTACTGAGGCATGTTCTAAGGCCTCTACTGCTGATGGGTTGAGTAAACAGGGAGCAAAGGATGATGCCCCTAATGTGACTTCTAGACGTAGTAGAGTCCATGCTAGAGTGGGACAGGCTATTGTAAATGCAATGCAGGTTCTGGACCCCATGCAAGCTGAGGCTGAACTCACTGCAGGTTGTATTAAGACCACTACTTCTATTGGGGTGACTAATAAAGGAGCTAAGGGTGGTGAAGCTGCCAGCTGTGATGATGTTCACGCCAGCTTTGATCCTGATGCTGAGGTGCCGGCTATGGAGAACATTGGGAGAAAGGCAGCTGGGGTGCAGAGCTTGGACCCAATGCATGCTGAGGCCGAGGCAATGGCTGAAGAATGGGAAAAGAGCAAACGACAATACATGCCTCGCAGTAGGGGGCTATCTGCAGGTGGTGGCCCTCGTGCTAGCACTCAGAATTCCAAAGGCAAAGAAATAGCTGGCGGGTCTGTGGCCACGCCTAAGGCACGGGTTTTTGATGGATCTTCAGTAGGGGTGGCAACCAGTAATGAGACAAGAAGACTTTCCACTAGAGCATCTGGTAGTGGTAGGAAATATCCTACCACACCTACTCTGTAA